The following proteins come from a genomic window of Lolium rigidum isolate FL_2022 chromosome 5, APGP_CSIRO_Lrig_0.1, whole genome shotgun sequence:
- the LOC124655454 gene encoding receptor-like protein kinase 7 yields the protein MAFKASLTIPPTSTAFFSTWDAAAASPCSFTGVTCRGGSSVTGISIPGKNLSATSVPFDTLCSSLSSLTTLSLPVNALEGGIAGVAACAGLEELNLAMNAFSGAIPDLSPLTRLRVLNLTQNAFSGAFPWAALRAMPGLAGLSAGDNPYLTPTDSFPPEITALANLTALYLSAANIGGEIPSTIGRLTKLVDLELADNLLTGEIPAAITQLVNLQSLELYNNSLTGTLPRGFGKLTNLRFFDASMNALTGDLSELRTLTRLVSLQLFFNNFSGEVPAEFGDFRELVNLSLYTNNLTGELPSTLGSWSEFNFIDVSTNALTGAIPPDMCKKGKMLKLLMLENRFSGGIPSSYAACTTLLRFRVSKNELSGEVPDGIWALPNAEIIDLEANRFSGGIGHGIGSAASLTSLVIAGNRFSGAIPPSIGDARNLQSVDLSSNELSGEIPASIGKLAHLDSINITANGISGAIPASIGACSALSTAYFAGNKLSGAIPAELGDLSRLNSLDISRNELSGTVPASLAELKLSYLNLSDNQLEGPLPASLAISAYDESFQGNPGMCATNGAGFLRRCSPGNHSSTRARTLVTCLLAGMAVVLAVLGMTIFIKKRRLHRAQAAEAEAMAAGGKLFAKKGSWNVKSFRMLAFDEREIVGGVRDENLIGSGGSSNVYRVKLGNGAVVAVKHITRTRAAASSTTAAMLRRSASSVRCREFDAEVGTLSSIRHVNVVKLLCSVTSEDGAASLLVYEHLPNGSLYERLHGPAARKLEGGGLGWADRYEVAVGAARGLEYLHHGCGDRPILHRDVKSSNILLDEAFKPRIADFGLAKILDDVAANNDASSGGMVAGTVGYMAPEYAYTRKVTEKSDVYSFGVVLLELVTGRAAIVDGNDIVEWVARRLDGREKAMMVLDGKAIAEEWEKDEAMRVFRVAVLCTSRTPAMRPSMRSVVQMLEDAVVGGRDYASSGKAMEVKIAIP from the coding sequence ATGGCGTTCAAGGCCTCCCTCACCATCCCTCCCACATCCACCGCTTTCTTCTCCACCTGGGACGCGGCCGCGGCCTCACCCTGCAGCTTCACCGGCGTCACCTGCCGCGGCGGCTCCTCCGTCACCGGCATCTCCATCCCGGGAAAGAACTTATCAGCCACTTCCGTCCCGTTCGACACACTATGCAGCTCGCTCAGCTCCCTCACGACGCTCTCCCTGCCGGTGAACGCGCTAGAGGGCGGCATCGCCGGCGTCGCGGCGTGCGCGGGGCTCGAGGAGCTCAACCTCGCCATGAacgccttctccggcgccatcccCGACCTCTCTCCGCTCACACGCCTCCGCGTCCTCAACCTCACGCAGAACGCCTTCTCCGGCGCGTTCCCGTGGGCCGCGCTGCGAGCCATGCCGGGCCTCGCCGGGCTCTCCGCGGGCGACAACCCGTACCTCACCCCCACAGACTCCTTCCCGCCCGAGATCACCGCGCTCGCCAACCTCACCGCGCTCTACCTCTCGGCCGCCAACATCGGCGGCGAGATCCCCTCGACCATCGGCAGGCTCACTAAGCTCGTCGACCTCGAGCTCGCCGACAACCTTCTCACCGGCGAGATCCCCGCGGCGATCACCCAGCTCGTCAACCtccagtctctcgagctctacaaCAACTCCCTCACCGGCACACTCCCGCGGGGGTTCGGCAAGCTAACAAACCTCCGGTTCTTCGACGCGTCCATGAACGCGCTCACCGGCGACCTCTCCGAGCTCCGCACCCTCACGCGGCTCGTCTCGCTGCAGCTCTTCTTCAACAacttctccggcgaggtgcccgcCGAGTTCGGGGACTTCAGGGAGCTCGTGAACCTCTcgctctacaccaacaacctcaCCGGCGAGCTGCCGAGCACTCTGGGCAGCTGGTCGGAGTTCAACTTCATCGACGTGTCCACCAACGCGCTCACGGGCGCCATCCCGCCGGACATGTGCAAGAAAGGCAAGATGCTGAAGCTGCTCATGCTGGAGAACAGGTTCTCGGGGGGAATTCCGTCGAGCTACGCGGCCTGCACGACCCTGCTGAGGTTCCGGGTCAGCAAGAACGAGCTGTCCGGCGAGGTGCCCGACGGAATCTGGGCGCTCCCCAACGCTGAGATCATCGACCTCGAGGCGAACCGGTTCAGCGGCGGCATCGGCCACGGTATCGGGAGCGCGGCGTCTCTCACCAGTCTCGTTATCGCCGGCAACAGGTTCTCCGGCGCGATACCGCCTTCGATTGGCGACGCCAGGAACCTCCAGAGCGTCGACCTGTCCTCGAACGAGCTCTCCGGCGAGATCCCCGCGAGCATCGGGAAGCTGGCCCATCTCGACAGCATCAATATTACAGCGAACGGGATAAGCGGAGCCATCCCGGCGAGCATCGGCGCGTGCTCGGCGCTCAGCACGGCGTACTTCGCTGGCAACAAGCTGTCCGGTGCGATCCCGGCAGAGCTGGGCGACCTGTCGCGGCTGAATTCGCTGGACATTTCCAGGAACGAGCTCTCCGGCACCGTGCCGGCAAGCCTCGCCGAACTGAAGCTGAGCTACCTGAACCTGTCGGACAATCAGCTCGAGGGGCCGCTGCCGGCGTCGCTCGCCATCTCGGCCTACGACGAGAGCTTCCAAGGCAACCCGGGCATGTGCGCCACTAACGGCGCCGGCTTCCTCCGGCGCTGCTCACCGGGAAACCACTCGAGCACGCGCGCGCGCACGCTCGTCACCTGCCTCCTCGCCGGCATGGCCGTCGTGCTGGCCGTTCTTGGCATGACTATTTTCATCAAGAAGCGGCGCCTCCACCGCGCGCAGGCCGCAGAGGCCGAGGCCATGGCCGCGGGCGGCAAGCTGTTCGCGAAGAAGGGGTCGTGGAACGTGAAGTCGTTCCGGATGCTCGCGTTCGACGAGCGCGAGATCGTCGGTGGCGTCCGCGACGAGAACCTGATCGGCAGCGGCGGGTCCAGCAACGTGTACCGCGTGAAGCTGGGCAACGGGGCCGTCGTGGCCGTGAAGCACATCACCcggacccgcgccgccgcctcgagcACCACCGCTGCCATGCTAAGGCGTTCGGCGTCGTCGGTGCGGTGCCGGGAGTTCGACGCTGAGGTGGGGACGCTGAGCTCCATCCGTCACGTGAACGTGGTGAAGCTGCTCTGCAGTGTGACGAGCGAGGACGGCGCGGCCAGCCTGCTGGTGTACGAGCACCTCCCCAACGGCAGCCTGTATGAGCGGCTGCATGGGCCGGCGGCGCGCAAGCTTGAGGGTGGCGGGCTCGGGTGGGCAGATCGGTATGAGGTTGCGGTGGGGGCGGCGAGAGGGTTGGAGTACCTCCACCACGGATGCGGCGACCGACCGATCCTCCACCGCGACGTCAAGTCGAGCAACATCCTCCTCGACGAGGCCTTCAAGCCCCGCATCGCCGACTTCGGCCTCGCCAAGATCCTCGATGACGTCGCTGCCAACAATGACGCGTCGTCGGGCGGCATGGTAGCGGGCACGGTGGGGTACATGGCCCCGGAGTACGCGTACACGCGGAAGGTGACAGAGAAGAGCGACGTGTACAGCTTCGGCGTGGTGCTGTTGGAGCTGGTGACGGGTCGGGCCGCGATCGTCGATGGGAACGATATCGTGGAGTGGGTGGCGCGACGACTCGATGGGAGGGAGAAGGCGATGATGGTCTTGGATGGGAAGGCAATCGCGGAGGAGTGGGAGAAGGATGAGGCGATGCGGGTGTTTCGGGTGGCGGTGTTGTGCACGAGCCGTACGCCGGCGATGCGGCCATCGATGCGGTCGGTGGTGCAGATGCTAGAGGACGCGGTTGTAGGCGGACGGGATTACGCCTCCTCTGGCAAAGCCATGGAGGTCAAGATCGCTATCCCCTAG